Below is a genomic region from Elusimicrobiota bacterium.
CAGCACCGCACCCAGCGCGATGAGTTGCGACGGGGAAAGGCCCCCCGCCCCCGGCCCGCGTTCATCTCCCCGTAACAACTCCAATCCAAAACGCAACAGGCCATACAGCAGCGTATACAACCAGAAAACATTTCCGTTGGTGTTGGGCCGACGGACCAGAACAATCCAGAGAAACAGCGCGATCAACAGATCGCCGAAGGATTCGTAGAGCTGCACCGGATGCAGGTCGATCCCCAGTGGAGCCAGCGACGCGGAATCCTGGTAGCGAACCGCCCAGGGGATGGATGTGGCACGGCCGTAGCAGCACCCGGCGAAGAAACATCCCCACCGTCCGATGGCTTGCCCCACCGCGATGGCCGGCGCCAGACAATCGGCCACGGATCCCAGAGAAAGACGCCACCGTCGCACAAAGAAAACACCGGTGACTGCCGCAGCAATAAATCCACCGTAAAAGACCAAACCGCCTTCCCAGATCTTCAGGGCATCCAGCAGATGCTGCCGGTAGTAGGCCGCATTCAGGACCACATAAAACAACCGGGCGCCCAGAAGTCCGGAGAGAACCAGTACCGCCACCAGATCCAGCAGATGGCCTTCGGGAATGCGCCGGCGCACCGCTGCCACACGGGCGATCTGCATCGCCGCCAAAAACGCCAGCGCCACCAGCACCCCGTAGGTGCGCAGCGTCATAGGCCCGAATTGAAGAAGGATCGGATGCATTATTTTCGCCGGAGTCCAATCATGAGCGCGCACGCACCCAATGTAATGGCGGAATCGGCCACATTAAACACCGGCCAGATCCGGAAATCGAGAAAATCAATGACGCGGCCATAATGAATCCGGTCGATCATATTTCCGACGGCGCCTCCCAGAACCAGAGCCACCCCCAAGGCGCTCCAGAGCCCCCCGCGTTCCGACAGCCCTCTGGCGCCATAAAGCAGCACGCCTAGAATAACGATCGAGAAAATTAAAAGAGCTTTGTTGTTCTCCTGGAACATCCCGAAAGCCGTTCCGGTGTTTTGCACGTACGTCAGCCAGAAATAATGCGTGAGGACGCGGCTTTCTCCGAGCTGGAAACGGGACATAACCCACCACTTGGAAAGCCTGTCCAATAATATGAC
It encodes:
- the lgt gene encoding prolipoprotein diacylglyceryl transferase yields the protein MHPILLQFGPMTLRTYGVLVALAFLAAMQIARVAAVRRRIPEGHLLDLVAVLVLSGLLGARLFYVVLNAAYYRQHLLDALKIWEGGLVFYGGFIAAAVTGVFFVRRWRLSLGSVADCLAPAIAVGQAIGRWGCFFAGCCYGRATSIPWAVRYQDSASLAPLGIDLHPVQLYESFGDLLIALFLWIVLVRRPNTNGNVFWLYTLLYGLLRFGLELLRGDERGPGAGGLSPSQLIALGAVLVSSSILIARAASQPNANA
- the lspA gene encoding signal peptidase II, which encodes MNETLSDHRRYCALRLVSILGIAGFVILLDRLSKWWVMSRFQLGESRVLTHYFWLTYVQNTGTAFGMFQENNKALLIFSIVILGVLLYGARGLSERGGLWSALGVALVLGGAVGNMIDRIHYGRVIDFLDFRIWPVFNVADSAITLGACALMIGLRRK